In Desmospora profundinema, the sequence ACGAGAAGCCGTCCTGCAATTGCGCCTGGCAAGAAAGCAGACCGGTTCCCGCTCTTGGCTGTTTGCAGCCTTTGATCATCTGGAAGCCACCGGATTTAAGATGGAGAATCCGGAGTTTGAAACAGCGATCGGGTGGACAGCATATGCCGATCATCCCGCGATCATCGGGGAGACCCTTGTGTACGATCCCCGTCGCCGCATGCGGGTCTATCTCCAAACTATGACCTTGTTTCGGGCGTACCGCTGGCAGGAGGAAATCGCCTCCGCCTTGCCGGAAGAATTTCAAAAACAACGGGAAGACTTTCGCAATCACCTGCTTCAAGGACGCCCGACACAAGCACTCTCCTCGTTAGACTCCCTGTTGAAGCCATTCAGACAAAGCTCCCTCGAATCCCAACACCGCTTGTTGCAAGAAGGAGAAATGTTAAAACGTCTGCTGTCCATCGCTCAATGACGGACAGCAGACGCTTTTTTCCTTATAACTGCATAAGAAAAGCGGACAGGGGCTTCCCTGTCCGTTACGAAATGACCATCGTCAAAGCACCCAGCACGGCTCCAGCGATGTATCCCCATATCCACCACACGTTCGGTTCACTCCTATCTTTAACCCTGTTGTCGGGTGATCCGCAGGAAGGATTACGATTCGATCATCGATCCGGGTGGAAGAAAATTGTCGGTTCCGTCGGCGATGGCCAATTGGTTTTCCAGGGCGTGGATCACACGACCGTAAAATCCAGCCGCCTCTTCTTCCTGACCACTCATCAACAGTCCCCGATAATTGTCGTAACTCTCCTGCAACAATTTCATACAACGGTTAAATTCACTTTCCTCCATTAAAGAGGGGCGACCGTCTCCCTCTTCCGACCAAAATGTTCGATATCGGTCCAGGTATGCTTCATAGGTATGAAATTCATACAACCCTGTTCCCTCCCAAACGTCCGTCTTCTCCCTAAGATTCCATGGAAGGAACGGGGATATGCACTTTACAAGCAACCGTCTCGCCTCGGTCTCGCTCGTTCCCAGGTCTCGCAATACAGATGGAAACGATTTTCAACGATTGCTGGCGGAAGAATGGGCTTGGTTGCGGATTTCCTCCAGGATCCCGTCAGCAATCAGACGATATCCCTGTTCATTGGGATGAATTTCATCATGTAGCCATTCCCCCTGTGCGGTGCGCAACCGATCATACACATCCACCACATGGGTAAGGGGATAGTGATAAGCAGTTTTTTTCATACCCAAATTCCATTGTCGCAGCAACTTATTGGACATCCCGTAATACGGCTCGCTGGGTGAGATGGGATTATAAAGAGAGGTGAGCAAAATCGGTGCATCCGGGTTGAGTGTCCGGATCTCCTTTAAAATCTGATCCAAATTGGAGTTGTACGTCTGTTGAATGTGCTCAAAATTGGATAATACACGAACCGGATTGTTTTGCCGCAATGCTTCTTTTAACAAATCATTTCCACCGATCGTCAGCGAAATCAAGTCGGCATCGGCTACCTGCTCGCGTATTTCGGTTTGCTCCAGAGATTGAAGCAAACGCTCGGATGTCTGCCCGGATACTCCTTGGTTGCTCAATTCCAGCGGGATGCGCTCCTCTTCACCCAGCCCTTTTACGACCAAACTGCTGTATCCATGGGGAACTGCCTTTCCGGAACCCAATCCCCGAGCAACAGAATCACCCAATACGAGATATTGAAGCGATTCTTTTTCCCCGGCCACTTCCCGTAGCTTGGACAGGATGTTGACATTGGAAACCACGAGGGGTTCTTGCTCATCTTCTGCCAACAGCAGTTGAGCCACCGGGTATAAATAAATGGAAGTAAAAGCAATCGCGACCAAGGAGAGGCTGACTCCGATGATCCAAATCCATTTTTTCATGATAAAGCCCCTCCTTTATGGATTTGCATGGAGTGTCCCTTCTATTAATTCCAATATTAACAAGCCTTCATTACAGTCGATTCTCACTGCAATGACAGTCTTTTAACCCTTGTATTACATCCATGAAACACAAAAAACGGCACCCAATCAGGTACCGTTTTTGCTCAGTGTTTTGGAATCAGGAAAGCAAACCATAAGCCGAGTTCTGTACTCCTGGTGGTATCAACAGCGACCGCTCCGTCGCCTCCCACGTCTTGGAGTGGCAATCATCTGTCTAGGCGGCGCATTGCTGCGACGCTCAAGCGACCAACCCGGGATCACTGCGGGCAACAGCTGCGCATCTGCATGCGCGGATCCCCTTTCAGGTCTTGCTCCGGGTGGGGTTTACCTAGCCAGCATGTCTCCATGCTGCTGGTGCGCTCTTACCGCACCGTTGCATCCTTGCCTGTGAAACGAAACGCTTTTCGCTTCCATCGGCGGTCTTCATTTCTGTGGCACTAGCCTTAGGGTTGCCCCCACCGGCCGTTAGCCGGCACCCTGCCCTTTGGAGCTCGGACTTTCCTCCCGTGGGACCTTTCGGTGCTCCACCGGCGATTGCCCGGTTTACTTTCCCAAAGTCAAAACGACAATGTTTAGTTTATCAAAAATAGGAAGCAGAAGCAATAATCATTAGTTGGATTTAATGGGTTTAATTGGTATAACCCAAGAGTAACACGAGCAAACGTTTTTAGCTGCAGCATAAAGGATTTTTCACACGAATTGGAAGGGATTCGTATTGACGGAGGTAACATAAATCTGTTTTTCTTCCCATTCTCCGGAATTCACCAGCAACTGCTTCAATGGCTCTAACACCCAATGCTCCACATGGTGACCCGGGTCCAGAAGGCATAATCCCGCTTCCCGGGCATCCAGCGCCGTATGATGATCCAAATCGCCGGTAATGTATACATCGGCTCCCTGTCTTTTGGCTTCCTGCCAGTAACGGCCGCCGGAACCTCCCAGGACGGCAACGGTTGTTACGGCAATGTCCGGGTTCCCTACCGACCGCAGATGGGAAAGACCGTATGCTTCCTTGACGCGACCGGCGAAATCGCCCAGAGAAAGGGGATGTTCCAGTCGACCGATGCGTCCCAGTCCCTGCTTCGGTCCTTCCAGATCTAACGGATAGAGATCATAGGCCGGTTCTTCATATGGATGTGCGTCGATCAACGCTTGCACCACCCGGGATTGGATTCGGGAGGGTACGATGGTCTCCAGTCGAACCTCCTCCACCCGTTCCAAGGCTCCTTGTGTCCCGATAAAAGGATTGGTTCCTTCTTCCGGGCGGAACGTCCCCGTCCCCAGCAGGTTAAACGTGCAATGACTATAATTTCCGATCCAGCCCGCACCCGCTTCACACATCGCTTGCAAAACCGCCTCATGGTGGTCTTTTGGGATGGTTACCACCACTTTTTTGTAGGTTTCCCGATGGGTCGGGATCATGACGC encodes:
- a CDS encoding Nif3-like dinuclear metal center hexameric protein, which encodes MAATGRELMARMEQLSPSALAVEKDRIGLQVGNPDAEVKGILLALDVTEAVVDEAIRLGTNWIIAHHAVLFRPLSDLRQDRPAGRLFAKLLKHDIQVYVAHTNLDSAPGGVNDVLADKLGLTNLRVMIPTHRETYKKVVVTIPKDHHEAVLQAMCEAGAGWIGNYSHCTFNLLGTGTFRPEEGTNPFIGTQGALERVEEVRLETIVPSRIQSRVVQALIDAHPYEEPAYDLYPLDLEGPKQGLGRIGRLEHPLSLGDFAGRVKEAYGLSHLRSVGNPDIAVTTVAVLGGSGGRYWQEAKRQGADVYITGDLDHHTALDAREAGLCLLDPGHHVEHWVLEPLKQLLVNSGEWEEKQIYVTSVNTNPFQFV
- a CDS encoding GDSL-type esterase/lipase family protein; this translates as MKKWIWIIGVSLSLVAIAFTSIYLYPVAQLLLAEDEQEPLVVSNVNILSKLREVAGEKESLQYLVLGDSVARGLGSGKAVPHGYSSLVVKGLGEEERIPLELSNQGVSGQTSERLLQSLEQTEIREQVADADLISLTIGGNDLLKEALRQNNPVRVLSNFEHIQQTYNSNLDQILKEIRTLNPDAPILLTSLYNPISPSEPYYGMSNKLLRQWNLGMKKTAYHYPLTHVVDVYDRLRTAQGEWLHDEIHPNEQGYRLIADGILEEIRNQAHSSASNR